The DNA window CCTTACGGATGGTTTCTTGGTAGGGCACTTGCGGTAAATCGGTGCGCATGGATAGGTTATATTTGCGCTGCAAGCGATCTAAAGCGACTTTGAGATGAATTTCACCTTGTCCCCAAAGGATAATTTCTTGAGTATCCTCAGCTTGTTCCCAAGTCAAAGCCGGATCTTCTTCTAGGAGTTTTGCCACGGCTTCGGTAAGTTTCACTTCATCTTTACGCTTTTGCGGGGCAATGGCTAAGGCATAAACGAAGGACATTTTTTCTGGGGTCGGTAAGGGGTCTGGATGATCACCGCTACTGAGGGTTTCTCCGGTTTGTATACCTTCGAGACGGGAAAGGGCAACAATTTCGCCGGCAAAGGCTTCTGGTACTGCGGTTTGTTCTTGTCCCAGGAGTTGATACATGCCACCGGGACGAACCCCATTCAGGGTCAGATTACTCGTGAGTCGTCCTTGCCAAATTCGGACTAAGGAGAGTTTGCCCCCTTGCGGGGAATAGTAGGTTTTCAACACTTGCGCAATCGTTGGAGACGCCGCCTCTGAATCCAGTCCACGCCGTTTTGCGGTAATTTCTGGTGAGGGAACTTCTGCCACCAAAGCTGATAATAGAGGACGAACCCCATAGTCTTGTTCCGCCATACCAAAGCAAACCGGAACAATTAAATCAGCACTGATGTCTTGTTTAAGGTCTTCTTTGATTTCTTCCAGGGAAGGATTAATTTCTTCTAGGAGTTCTTCGAGGAGATGGTCATCAAATTCAGCTAGCCCTTCTAGAAGATCATCACGGGCGAGTTTTTCTTCTGCTGCTGTGCTTTCTGGAAGCGCCACTGGATCCGCTTCTGTCCCGGCATGGTATTGGTAAGCTTGTTCAGTAATCAGATCAATGTAACCAAGGAGCGTTCGTTCTTGGTAAAGGGGATACTGTTGCGGTAATAAAGGACGAGGCGAAACCGCTTTAATCGCTGCCAAAATTTCAGGAAAGGGATGATTCGCCCGTTCCATTTTATTGAGGAAAACCAAGTGGGGAATTTCCCAATCATCAAGGAACTTGAAAATAGGAGCAAGGGTTAAAACGCGCTCAACAGTG is part of the Cyanobacteria bacterium GSL.Bin1 genome and encodes:
- a CDS encoding elongation factor G — translated: MNGNVSKRSRNIAIVGPASSGKTTLLESLLFVSGNITRKGSIKQGNTVGDNLPEARDRAMTVEINTAYTTFEDLQLTFLDCPGSIEFAQETQNALVGVDAAIVVCEPTVERVLTLAPIFKFLDDWEIPHLVFLNKMERANHPFPEILAAIKAVSPRPLLPQQYPLYQERTLLGYIDLITEQAYQYHAGTEADPVALPESTAAEEKLARDDLLEGLAEFDDHLLEELLEEINPSLEEIKEDLKQDISADLIVPVCFGMAEQDYGVRPLLSALVAEVPSPEITAKRRGLDSEAASPTIAQVLKTYYSPQGGKLSLVRIWQGRLTSNLTLNGVRPGGMYQLLGQEQTAVPEAFAGEIVALSRLEGIQTGETLSSGDHPDPLPTPEKMSFVYALAIAPQKRKDEVKLTEAVAKLLEEDPALTWEQAEDTQEIILWGQGEIHLKVALDRLQRKYNLSMRTDLPQVPYQETIRKASQAHGRYKHQTGGHGAFGDVYLDIQPLGRGEGFQFEETIVGGAIPKQYIPGVAVGVEEYLTQGPLGFPVVDIAVTLTNGSYHSVDSSEQAFKQAARLAMSEGMLNCEPILLEPILEIQVYAPSEFTSNVLQLVSGHRGQIMGYQSCTDWLSWDQVTAYLPQAQMQNFIIELRSLTLGVGFFDWQPHHFQEVPEKITQEVLANRQA